GCGCACCCCGATGATCAGCCCGACCACGTTGTACGACAAGTTCCCGGCGCTGACGCCCGACCAGGCGGCCGGGGTGATCGCCGACGCGATCGTGCACCGACCCCGACGGGCCAGCTCGCCGTTCGGGCAGTTCGCCGCCGTGGCCGACGCCGTGAACCCCGCGGTGATGGATCGGGTGCGCAACCGCGCCTTCGCGATGTTCGAGGACTCGGATGCCGCCAAGGGCGGCGAAACGTCTTCCGAGGCCAAGGAATTCGACAAAAGGAGTGAAGCATTCGTGCGCGCGACCCGCGGAATACATTGGTGATACGGGACAGATTGGCGACACCATGAGCCTTCCTAGACCCGACACTCACACCACCGTCGTCATCACCGGCGCCTCCTCGGGCATCGGTGCCGAACTGGCCCGCGGCCTGGCTCGCCGCGGCTTCCCGCTGCTGCTGGTGGCGCGCCGCCGGGACCGCCTCGACGAGCTCGCGAACGAAGTCGGCCAGGAGAACTCGGTCGCGGTCGAGGTGCTGCCGCTGGACCTCAGCGACGGTGAAGGCCGCGCGAAGCTGGGGGACCGGCTGCGCACCGAGCCGATCGCCGGACTGTGCAACAGCGCCGGCTTCGGCACCAGCGGACTGTTCTACACGCTGCCGGTCGAGCGGGAGAGCGAGCAGGTCACCCTCAACGCGCTCGCGTTGATGGAACTCACCCACGCGGCGCTGCCCGGCATGGTCGAGCGTGGCGCGGGCGCGGTGCTGAACATCGCGTCGATCGCGGGCTTCCAACCGCTTCCCTACATGGCGGTGTATTCGGCGAGTAAGGCCTTCGTGCAGACGTTTTCGGAGGCGGTGCACGAGGAGTTGCACGGAACCGGGGTGTCGGTGACCGCGCTGTGCCCGGGCCCCGTGCCCACCGAGTGGGCCGAGATCGCCAACGCCGAGCGATTCAGCATCCCCGCCGCCCAGGTGTCGCCCTGCGACGTCGCCGAGGCGGCGATCGGGGGAATGCTCGCCGGCAGGCGCAGCGTGGTGCCGGGCATGGTGCCGAAGGTGGCCAGCGCCGGCGGCAGGTACGCCCCCCGGAGCCTGCTCCTCCCCGCGCTGCGGATCGGGCAGCGACTTCGCGGCGGGCCCGACCGCTGATGGCGGTCGTGGCGGCGGCCTCCGGCGGAGACGCGGCGGTCCCGAAGCCCGACCAGGGGCGCCGCGACACAGCACTGGTTGCGACGACACGCCGGAAATCGTCGCGGTGGTTTATGTCTCGCGGACGCAGCGCGGGGATTCGGGGTGAACGATGGCCGCTGTAGATCTGACCGCCGATGTGCCCATGAGCCCGCAGGACATGTGGGACCGCGTGTCCGACCTGTCGGACCTGGGCGACTGGCTGGTCATGCACGAGGGGTGGCGCAGCGAGCTGCCCGACGAGCTCGCGGTCGGCACCCAGGTCGTCGGAGTCGCGCGCGCCAAGGGTTTTCGCAACCGGGTCACGTGGACGGTGACCGAGTGGGACCCGCCGCACCAGGTCGCGCTCTCGGGCTCCGGCAAGGGCGGGGCTAAGTACGCCGTGAGCCTCACCGTGCGCGCCACCGACGACGGGTCCACCCTGGGCGTGCGCCTGGAGCTGGGCGGACGCCCGTTGTTCGGGCCGGTCGGTTCGGCGGCGGCCCGGGCCGTCAAAGGGGACGTGCAGAAGTCGCTGCGGCAATTCGTCCAGCTGTACGGCTGACGGGTTCAGCTCGGCTTGGCGGGCATCACCGCCGTGTCGCCGTCCTCCCACAGCAGCAGCTGGCGCACCGCGGCGCGGGTCCCGTAGGGCCGCAGCATCGAGCTCGCCGGACGCGGGCGCACCCGTTGCGGCCACCAGAACCAGCGCCCGAGAAGCGTTGCGACCGAAGGCGTCATGAACGAGCGCACGATCAGCGTGTCGAACAGCAAGCCGAGCCCGATGGTGGTCCCGATCTGACCGAGGACCTGGAAACCGCTGAACACGAACGCGCACATGGTGACCGCGAAGACCAGGCCGGCGGAGGTGACCACCGATCCCGACCCGGCCATCGCCCGGACGATGCCGGTCTTGAGCCCGGCGTGGATCTCCTCCTTGAAACGGGAGATCAGCAGCAGGTTGTAGTCGGAGCCCACCGCCAGCAGCAGGATGACGGCCAGCGCCAACACCACCCAGTACAGCTGGATGCCGAAGATGTACTGCCAGACCAACACCGACAAGCCGAACGAGGCGCCCAGCGAAAGCGCCACCGTGCCGACGATGACCAGCGCGGCGATCAGGCTCCTCGTGATGATCATCATGATCAGCAGGATGAGGGCGAGGGCGGCGAGCGCGACGATCATCAGATCGTATTTGGCGCCGTCCTGGATGTCCTTGTACGTCGCCGCGGTGCCGCCGATGTAGATCTGGGCGTCGGCCATCGGCGTGCCCTTCAGCGCCTCGTGCGCGGCCCGGGCGATCGGGTCGATGTGCGAAATACCTTGCGGGGTAGCGGGATCGCCCTCATGGGTGACGATCAGGCGGGCCGCCCTGCCGT
This genomic window from Mycobacterium saskatchewanense contains:
- a CDS encoding SDR family NAD(P)-dependent oxidoreductase; amino-acid sequence: MSLPRPDTHTTVVITGASSGIGAELARGLARRGFPLLLVARRRDRLDELANEVGQENSVAVEVLPLDLSDGEGRAKLGDRLRTEPIAGLCNSAGFGTSGLFYTLPVERESEQVTLNALALMELTHAALPGMVERGAGAVLNIASIAGFQPLPYMAVYSASKAFVQTFSEAVHEELHGTGVSVTALCPGPVPTEWAEIANAERFSIPAAQVSPCDVAEAAIGGMLAGRRSVVPGMVPKVASAGGRYAPRSLLLPALRIGQRLRGGPDR
- a CDS encoding type II toxin-antitoxin system Rv0910 family toxin — translated: MAAVDLTADVPMSPQDMWDRVSDLSDLGDWLVMHEGWRSELPDELAVGTQVVGVARAKGFRNRVTWTVTEWDPPHQVALSGSGKGGAKYAVSLTVRATDDGSTLGVRLELGGRPLFGPVGSAAARAVKGDVQKSLRQFVQLYG